From Argonema galeatum A003/A1, the proteins below share one genomic window:
- a CDS encoding TMEM165/GDT1 family protein, protein MFDWHLVGLSFITVFLSELGDKSQLAAIALSGSSKFPRVVFLGSAGALLLTSFLGVLAGEGASVLLPVRLVKAIAAIGFALMAVRLLWPEGDLPED, encoded by the coding sequence ATGTTCGACTGGCATTTGGTGGGATTAAGTTTTATTACCGTGTTTTTGTCGGAGTTAGGAGACAAAAGCCAATTAGCTGCGATCGCTCTCAGTGGCAGTTCCAAATTTCCCCGTGTGGTGTTTTTGGGAAGTGCAGGGGCGCTACTACTGACTAGCTTCTTGGGCGTATTGGCGGGGGAAGGCGCATCTGTGTTGTTGCCTGTACGTTTGGTGAAGGCGATCGCTGCGATCGGATTTGCCCTGATGGCAGTGCGTTTGCTGTGGCCTGAAGGCGATTTACCTGAAGATTAG
- a CDS encoding TMEM165/GDT1 family protein — MKLSSVPPSLSAVESVSLSLSTLQPVIEPKQKDSTDGETAVNTKQIQQVKKLRQGALAVFGSTFLTIFLSEMGDKTQVATLLMSAESQSPWLVFAGASSALVATSLLGCLLGRWLANRVSPQMLKTAAGVSLLFIAVQLLWEITHY; from the coding sequence GTGAAACTATCCTCTGTCCCTCCAAGCTTATCTGCTGTTGAGTCAGTTAGTCTAAGCCTTAGCACGCTGCAACCTGTAATTGAGCCAAAGCAGAAAGACTCGACCGACGGCGAAACAGCCGTCAACACGAAACAGATCCAGCAAGTCAAAAAACTACGTCAGGGAGCATTAGCCGTCTTCGGCTCCACTTTTTTGACCATCTTCTTATCGGAAATGGGAGACAAAACTCAGGTAGCAACTTTGCTAATGAGTGCCGAATCCCAGTCTCCCTGGCTTGTTTTTGCTGGGGCGTCTTCAGCACTTGTGGCGACAAGCTTGTTGGGATGTCTGCTGGGTCGGTGGTTAGCCAATCGGGTATCTCCTCAAATGCTCAAAACCGCAGCTGGTGTCAGTTTGCTATTCATCGCCGTCCAACTGCTGTGGGAAATAACCCATTACTAG
- a CDS encoding DUF2808 domain-containing protein, with translation MRISTWLAATVAISTGLLSGAEVASAVRLADGTVYFAQPPSLVSATTTFNDVYMWGSTYYFTLNVPPNAGEPLERVAIAQQEGIDDIEFELEDSRAFEGTRRDKGQRIALEAMEGDNKRSLSFTFDPPVPPGKTVTIALNPVRNPRYAGVYLFGVTAFPAGEKTHGQFLGFGRLHFYENRNFGWH, from the coding sequence ATGCGTATATCAACTTGGTTAGCAGCAACAGTAGCAATATCAACAGGACTTTTGTCAGGCGCTGAAGTGGCGTCGGCTGTTCGGCTGGCGGATGGCACAGTTTACTTTGCTCAACCTCCCAGCCTCGTATCTGCAACAACCACCTTCAACGACGTTTATATGTGGGGCTCGACTTACTATTTTACTCTCAACGTACCACCAAATGCTGGAGAACCGCTGGAACGGGTTGCGATCGCTCAGCAGGAGGGCATAGACGACATCGAATTCGAGCTAGAAGATAGCCGCGCTTTTGAAGGAACGCGCCGGGATAAAGGTCAAAGGATAGCACTCGAAGCAATGGAAGGGGATAATAAGCGATCGCTCTCATTTACATTTGACCCGCCTGTGCCACCCGGCAAAACGGTAACAATAGCGCTTAATCCTGTCCGCAATCCCAGGTACGCCGGTGTCTATTTATTTGGAGTCACCGCTTTTCCTGCCGGTGAGAAGACACACGGTCAGTTTCTCGGCTTCGGACGCCTGCACTTTTACGAAAATCGAAACTTTGGTTGGCATTAA
- a CDS encoding DUF4149 domain-containing protein encodes MSAFSSLEVKRPVWPTVVIFTLAFWLSASLMMDLVIMPGMYASGMMTQAGFATAGYMIFWVFNRIELLCAALVLTGALVLDRTHFTAGNQSRNAIILSSILVTIALLCTYFLSPEMSALGLNLNFFEPVAEVPGTMNLLHEGYWALEVLKLVAGGTILSLCYRANRS; translated from the coding sequence ATGTCTGCTTTTTCTAGTCTTGAAGTAAAACGCCCCGTATGGCCAACAGTAGTCATCTTTACTTTGGCCTTTTGGTTGAGCGCCAGCCTGATGATGGATTTGGTAATTATGCCCGGTATGTATGCTTCGGGCATGATGACTCAAGCTGGATTTGCCACAGCTGGCTATATGATTTTCTGGGTTTTTAACCGCATTGAGTTGTTGTGTGCTGCGTTGGTATTAACTGGAGCTTTAGTTCTCGATCGCACTCACTTTACTGCTGGCAACCAAAGCCGCAACGCAATTATCTTATCTTCCATACTTGTAACGATCGCTCTGCTTTGTACATATTTCTTGAGTCCAGAAATGAGCGCGTTGGGACTAAATCTCAATTTTTTCGAGCCAGTTGCCGAGGTGCCTGGGACGATGAATCTGCTTCACGAAGGCTATTGGGCTCTTGAAGTTCTTAAGCTAGTGGCTGGTGGTACAATTCTCAGCCTGTGCTATAGAGCGAATAGAAGCTAG